A region from the Janthinobacterium agaricidamnosum genome encodes:
- a CDS encoding tetratricopeptide repeat protein gives MPTKLLLLIPLLLPLPVLAQTSPTLLDLQLIAIKARADAASHSPESIAEFAETRRMAETGDVEAQLELARMLQLGVGTPQDTAHSMAWIRKSAEGGYAPAQSALGLAYTVGGKVPIDRVQGEYWLRKGVAQGDALAQTILALEFIDGSSPAEEQALAIAWLKKAALEEHFIPAYNALGEHLMRAAADEQERGEAFRWYDRSAREKEPAGMRNLARSHELGLGVAQSDKLALVWYERAGWSGDLPAMRRMLEVYVKGELGQAANAEDAAEWRARLAESEKK, from the coding sequence ATGCCCACGAAATTACTATTGCTGATCCCTTTGCTATTGCCGCTGCCCGTCCTTGCCCAGACCTCGCCCACCTTGCTCGATCTGCAGCTGATCGCCATCAAGGCACGGGCCGATGCGGCCAGCCATAGCCCGGAAAGCATCGCCGAGTTTGCCGAGACCCGGCGTATGGCTGAAACGGGCGACGTGGAGGCGCAGCTGGAGCTGGCGCGCATGCTGCAGCTGGGCGTCGGCACGCCGCAAGACACGGCGCACTCGATGGCCTGGATACGCAAGTCGGCCGAAGGCGGCTACGCGCCGGCGCAATCGGCCTTGGGCCTGGCCTACACCGTGGGCGGCAAGGTGCCGATCGACCGCGTGCAGGGAGAGTACTGGCTGCGCAAGGGCGTGGCGCAGGGCGACGCGCTGGCGCAAACCATCCTGGCGCTGGAATTCATCGATGGCAGCAGCCCTGCCGAAGAACAAGCGCTGGCCATCGCATGGCTGAAGAAGGCCGCGCTCGAAGAACACTTTATTCCTGCCTATAACGCGCTCGGTGAACACCTGATGCGCGCAGCCGCCGATGAGCAGGAGCGCGGCGAGGCCTTCCGCTGGTATGACAGATCGGCGCGTGAAAAGGAGCCGGCCGGCATGCGCAACCTGGCCCGCTCGCACGAGCTGGGTCTGGGCGTGGCGCAGTCGGACAAGCTGGCCCTGGTCTGGTACGAGCGGGCGGGATGGAGCGGCGACCTGCCCGCCATGCGGCGCATGCTCGAGGTGTACGTGAAGGGTGAACTGGGACAGGCGGCGAATGCCGAAGACGCCGCCGAATGGCGCGCCAGGCTGGCGGAAAGCGAGAAGAAATGA
- a CDS encoding carbohydrate kinase family protein, whose product MSAAFPREFPQFVSAGEALTDMLRTGADAWSSQVGGSTWNVARVMARLGVPSAFAGAVSLDVFGDALAQATDAAGLDMRFLQRRAKSPLLAIVHELHPPTYYFIGDDSADLHFDAAQLPAGWMQGAQWVHFGGISLAREPLAGKLVALAQELKAAGVKISYDPNFRIMMDARYDATLRRMTELADVIKVSDEDLAGLFRHDDIDGAFAMLRGWNPHATYLYTRGAQGAALYLGEQTWQAAPPAIEVVDSVGAGDASIGGLLYSLMYRPDADGGQHLRFAVAAGAGACLAAGGSPPSVDLVESLAQRTQLR is encoded by the coding sequence ATGAGCGCCGCCTTCCCGCGTGAATTTCCACAATTCGTGTCGGCCGGCGAAGCGCTGACGGACATGCTGCGCACGGGCGCGGACGCCTGGAGCAGCCAGGTGGGCGGCTCGACCTGGAACGTGGCGCGCGTGATGGCGCGCCTGGGCGTGCCCAGCGCCTTTGCGGGCGCCGTCAGCCTCGACGTCTTCGGCGACGCGCTGGCGCAAGCGACCGACGCGGCAGGCCTGGACATGCGCTTCTTGCAGCGCCGCGCGAAGTCGCCGCTGCTGGCCATCGTGCATGAACTGCATCCGCCCACGTATTACTTCATCGGCGACGACAGCGCCGACCTGCATTTCGACGCGGCGCAGCTGCCGGCCGGCTGGATGCAGGGCGCGCAATGGGTGCATTTCGGCGGCATCAGCCTGGCGCGCGAACCGCTGGCGGGCAAGCTGGTGGCGCTGGCGCAGGAGCTCAAGGCGGCTGGCGTGAAAATCAGCTACGACCCGAATTTCCGCATCATGATGGATGCGCGCTACGACGCCACCCTGCGCCGCATGACGGAGCTGGCCGACGTGATCAAGGTGTCCGATGAAGATCTGGCAGGCCTGTTCCGCCACGACGACATCGATGGCGCGTTTGCCATGCTGCGCGGCTGGAATCCGCACGCCACGTATTTGTATACGCGCGGCGCGCAAGGTGCGGCGCTGTACCTGGGCGAGCAGACATGGCAGGCGGCCCCGCCCGCCATCGAGGTGGTCGACTCGGTGGGCGCGGGCGACGCCAGCATCGGCGGCTTGCTGTACAGCCTGATGTACCGGCCCGATGCGGACGGCGGCCAGCACTTGCGCTTTGCCGTCGCGGCCGGAGCGGGCGCCTGCCTGGCGGCCGGCGGCTCGCCGCCTTCGGTGGACCTGGTGGAATCGCTGGCGCAGCGCACGCAGCTGCGTTAA
- a CDS encoding tetratricopeptide repeat protein: MKTIVLLLTLALAQPVLAQPAPSKEPRQHPALAEFDMSGLDDMRAKVQAVVNRPADLSPEKIAAYEKTRRAAQKGDAAAQLELAQMLHEGEGTPRDVDAGLAWMRKSAEGGYGPAQAFLGVAYTLGQGMAVDRKLGEYWSRKGAAQGVELANFMVAQHFENIHSSPEEQAHALHWLKFYAENGFIPAYNEIGYRLMMTAHDDAQRREAFGWYMQAAKALDPPGLNNVAYSYEVGQGVPQSDEAALGWYEMAAIAKSPPGQTGFARLLEQGRGGPTRQGPAPQPFELYLLAAKQGDAEAIERLVKVYDKGELGQAADPAKAALWREKRKSATPP, translated from the coding sequence ATGAAGACCATCGTATTGTTATTGACCCTGGCGCTGGCGCAGCCCGTGCTGGCGCAGCCTGCGCCCTCCAAAGAACCGCGCCAGCATCCGGCGCTGGCCGAATTCGATATGTCCGGCCTCGACGACATGCGCGCGAAGGTGCAGGCCGTGGTCAACCGCCCGGCCGACCTGTCGCCGGAAAAAATCGCCGCCTACGAAAAGACGCGCCGCGCCGCGCAAAAGGGCGATGCGGCCGCCCAGCTGGAGCTGGCGCAGATGCTGCACGAAGGCGAGGGCACGCCGCGCGACGTTGACGCCGGCCTGGCGTGGATGCGGAAATCGGCCGAGGGCGGCTATGGCCCGGCGCAGGCATTCCTGGGCGTCGCCTATACGCTGGGGCAGGGCATGGCGGTGGACCGCAAGCTGGGCGAATACTGGTCGCGCAAGGGCGCCGCGCAAGGCGTGGAACTGGCCAACTTCATGGTGGCCCAGCATTTCGAAAACATCCACAGCAGCCCGGAAGAACAGGCGCACGCGCTGCACTGGCTGAAGTTCTATGCCGAAAACGGCTTCATTCCCGCCTACAATGAAATCGGCTACCGGCTGATGATGACGGCGCACGATGACGCGCAGCGCAGGGAAGCGTTCGGCTGGTACATGCAGGCGGCCAAGGCGCTCGATCCGCCGGGCTTGAACAATGTCGCCTACTCGTATGAAGTGGGGCAGGGCGTGCCGCAGAGCGACGAGGCGGCGCTGGGCTGGTACGAAATGGCGGCCATCGCGAAAAGCCCGCCGGGCCAGACGGGTTTTGCGCGCCTGCTGGAGCAGGGTCGCGGCGGTCCCACGCGTCAAGGGCCGGCACCCCAGCCCTTCGAGTTGTACCTGCTGGCGGCGAAGCAGGGCGACGCGGAAGCCATCGAGCGGCTGGTCAAGGTGTACGATAAGGGCGAGTTGGGGCAGGCGGCCGACCCGGCCAAGGCGGCGCTGTGGCGTGAAAAGCGCAAGTCAGCCACGCCCCCTTAA
- a CDS encoding diguanylate cyclase domain-containing protein has product MHKIWKFFNPRSFKFKMTVLVGVLVLCATGSVALTSLSVAQGQMVSVIGNQQYALLTSAAAYIDEDLNAKKALLKVLAEGLPADVYEHPQRMQAFIENHPTLREEFFNLVAFDATGKLIASMNDRRVAGKLNFAAREYFIDTVKLREGVISRPFKSQLSGKPVVLVTEPIYDKAGKLLYVIAGGLNLQSPTFFGQWEQLKPGKSGYLFMLTDDGTILHHPDPARVLKRVHDETGGATPSTLAALRGFDGWTQGKTKLGVQAIMTYKHLRAADWIIGAVYPESEAFTPVTDMYAKVIIASSGVAFLASCAGWIAVMLLLRPLGDLGRHVASIRSGNADIAVFDIARKDEFGKLSRAFYALSLQREAAENNLAALARTDMLTGLHNRRMFDEALAAALTRARRAGTGLALAYLDIDYFKKINDTYGHGIGDLVLIEFAKRLKACVRASDTVARLAGDEFVIIFEQLTEQSELAVLGKKIVQGMAVHFDCGGIGLHVTTSVGLAFCTRGDTTAGAFLTAADTALYKAKSAGRNGYAVTSIGSPALTEAL; this is encoded by the coding sequence ATGCATAAGATCTGGAAGTTTTTCAATCCCCGGAGCTTCAAATTCAAGATGACTGTGCTCGTGGGCGTACTGGTGCTGTGCGCAACGGGTTCTGTTGCGCTCACATCGCTGTCTGTCGCGCAAGGGCAGATGGTATCCGTTATCGGCAATCAGCAATATGCCTTGCTGACCAGTGCCGCGGCATATATCGACGAAGACTTGAATGCCAAGAAAGCGCTGCTCAAGGTGCTGGCGGAAGGGCTGCCTGCGGATGTGTATGAACATCCGCAGCGGATGCAGGCATTTATAGAAAATCATCCAACTCTGCGCGAGGAATTTTTCAATCTCGTCGCCTTTGATGCTACCGGGAAACTGATTGCCAGCATGAATGACCGGCGCGTGGCCGGCAAGCTCAATTTCGCTGCGCGCGAATATTTTATCGATACCGTGAAGCTCAGGGAAGGCGTGATATCGCGTCCATTCAAGAGCCAGCTGTCGGGCAAGCCCGTTGTGCTGGTAACCGAACCGATCTATGACAAAGCCGGAAAATTGTTGTATGTAATCGCTGGCGGTCTGAATTTGCAAAGCCCGACATTTTTTGGCCAGTGGGAGCAGCTCAAGCCGGGCAAGAGCGGTTATCTGTTCATGTTGACCGACGACGGCACGATACTCCACCATCCGGACCCGGCGCGCGTCCTGAAGCGGGTGCATGATGAAACGGGCGGCGCAACCCCTTCCACCTTGGCCGCATTGCGGGGATTCGACGGTTGGACGCAAGGTAAAACCAAGCTGGGCGTGCAGGCAATTATGACGTACAAGCATTTGCGCGCGGCAGATTGGATCATCGGCGCCGTCTATCCTGAAAGCGAGGCATTCACGCCGGTCACCGATATGTATGCCAAAGTCATCATTGCTTCGTCAGGCGTGGCCTTTCTGGCCAGTTGTGCCGGCTGGATCGCGGTAATGCTGCTCTTGCGTCCTTTGGGCGATCTGGGCCGGCATGTGGCGAGCATACGCTCAGGCAATGCCGATATTGCGGTGTTTGATATCGCCCGTAAAGACGAGTTTGGAAAGCTGAGCCGTGCATTCTATGCGCTGTCGCTGCAGAGGGAAGCGGCGGAAAACAACCTCGCCGCTCTGGCGCGTACTGACATGCTGACGGGCCTGCACAACAGGCGCATGTTTGACGAGGCGCTGGCCGCGGCATTGACGCGTGCGCGGCGCGCTGGCACGGGCCTGGCGCTGGCGTATCTGGATATCGACTATTTCAAAAAAATAAATGACACATATGGTCATGGTATCGGCGATCTGGTATTGATTGAATTTGCCAAACGGCTCAAAGCTTGCGTCCGGGCCTCCGACACGGTGGCGCGCCTTGCCGGCGACGAGTTTGTCATTATTTTTGAACAACTGACGGAGCAGTCCGAGCTCGCGGTACTGGGCAAGAAAATCGTGCAAGGGATGGCCGTGCACTTTGATTGCGGCGGTATCGGTCTGCATGTCACCACCAGTGTCGGCTTGGCGTTCTGCACCCGCGGCGATACGACGGCGGGGGCATTCTTGACGGCGGCCGATACGGCGCTCTACAAGGCAAAAAGCGCTGGCCGCAACGGTTATGCCGTCACTTCCATCGGCAGCCCCGCCTTGACCGAGGCGCTGTAG
- a CDS encoding hemerythrin domain-containing protein: MDAIELLTQDHQTVKDLFEQYEGLSDRSLASKRKLALKICEELSKHAMAEEEIFYPAVREASRLNEDLIDEAIVEHASAKELIAQIVAMAPGEDLYDAKVKVLSRQIEQHVQEEEGEIFPRAREAQLDLLAMGGQIAARKAEMQVPGMQP, translated from the coding sequence ATGGATGCGATCGAATTGCTGACGCAAGATCATCAGACGGTGAAGGACTTGTTCGAACAGTACGAGGGGCTCAGCGACAGGTCGCTCGCCAGCAAACGCAAGCTGGCGCTGAAAATCTGCGAGGAATTGAGCAAGCATGCGATGGCGGAAGAGGAAATCTTTTATCCGGCCGTGCGCGAGGCCAGCCGCCTGAATGAAGACCTGATCGATGAAGCCATCGTCGAACATGCCTCGGCCAAGGAATTGATCGCGCAAATCGTCGCCATGGCGCCCGGCGAAGACTTGTACGACGCCAAGGTCAAGGTCTTGTCCAGGCAGATCGAGCAGCACGTACAGGAAGAGGAGGGCGAGATTTTTCCGCGCGCGCGTGAGGCGCAACTCGATCTGCTGGCCATGGGCGGCCAGATCGCGGCGCGCAAGGCGGAAATGCAAGTGCCCGGGATGCAGCCCTGA
- a CDS encoding AGE family epimerase/isomerase, giving the protein MNPDFRSRAMLEKHILHTMHFYHPRAFDPSGGFYHFFLDDGTVYDAATRHLVSSTRFIFNYAMAYRHFGGDDYQAALRHGVAFLRDVHRDPDTGGYAWQLSWKDGVKTVEDGANHCYGLAFVLLAYAHALQAGVTEARAYLDETFELMEQRFWLPEHGLYADVASADWVTLDGYRGQNANMHACEAMLAAFEATGEARYLHRAETLAHNITVRQAGLANGMIWEHYKSDWAIDWDYNLHDKSNIFRPWGYQPGHFTEWAKLLLIMERHARFMAGPSEWLLPRARELYDTALAKAWDGAHGGIHYGFGPHDEICDGDKYFWVQAESFAAAAVLAARTGDDAYWQSYDKIWDYSWKHFVDHEHGAWYRILTPENQKISNEKSPAGKTDYHTMGACYEVLNVLKGAA; this is encoded by the coding sequence ATGAATCCCGATTTTCGCTCCAGGGCTATGCTTGAAAAGCACATCCTGCACACGATGCATTTCTACCACCCGCGCGCGTTTGACCCGAGCGGCGGCTTTTATCACTTCTTCCTCGACGACGGCACCGTGTACGACGCTGCCACGCGCCACCTGGTCAGCAGCACGCGCTTCATCTTCAATTACGCCATGGCTTACCGCCATTTCGGCGGCGACGATTACCAGGCGGCGCTGCGCCATGGCGTGGCATTTTTGCGCGACGTGCACCGCGACCCGGACACGGGCGGCTACGCCTGGCAACTGTCGTGGAAAGACGGCGTCAAGACTGTGGAAGACGGCGCCAATCACTGCTATGGCCTGGCCTTCGTGCTGCTCGCGTATGCGCATGCCTTGCAAGCCGGCGTGACGGAAGCGCGCGCCTACCTGGACGAGACCTTCGAACTGATGGAGCAGCGCTTCTGGCTGCCCGAGCACGGCCTGTATGCGGACGTGGCCAGCGCCGACTGGGTCACGCTCGATGGCTACCGTGGCCAGAACGCGAACATGCATGCGTGCGAAGCCATGCTGGCCGCGTTCGAGGCGACGGGCGAAGCGAGATATTTGCACCGCGCCGAGACGCTGGCGCACAACATCACGGTGCGCCAGGCGGGTCTCGCCAACGGCATGATCTGGGAACACTACAAGAGCGACTGGGCTATCGACTGGGATTACAACCTGCACGACAAGAGCAATATCTTCCGTCCCTGGGGCTACCAGCCCGGCCACTTCACGGAATGGGCCAAGCTGCTGTTGATCATGGAGCGCCACGCCAGGTTCATGGCCGGACCATCGGAGTGGCTGCTGCCGCGCGCGCGCGAACTGTACGACACGGCGCTGGCCAAGGCCTGGGATGGCGCGCATGGCGGCATCCACTACGGTTTTGGCCCGCACGATGAAATCTGCGACGGCGACAAATATTTCTGGGTGCAGGCGGAAAGCTTCGCCGCCGCCGCCGTGCTGGCCGCGCGCACAGGCGACGACGCCTACTGGCAAAGCTACGACAAGATATGGGACTACAGCTGGAAGCATTTCGTCGACCATGAACACGGCGCCTGGTACCGCATCCTGACGCCCGAGAACCAGAAAATCAGCAACGAGAAAAGCCCGGCCGGCAAGACCGATTACCACACCATGGGCGCCTGCTATGAAGTGCTGAACGTGCTCAAAGGTGCCGCATGA
- the mmsB gene encoding 3-hydroxyisobutyrate dehydrogenase, with amino-acid sequence MSTNIVFIGLGNMGLPMAQNLVRAGHAVTGFDLLPASVQQFADGGGLVSDDRAAAIGQADIVITMLPASRHVLGAYLGNPLGDAGILAQARPGTLLIDCSTISTEAARQVGRAAEEKGMPMLDAPVSGGTAGATNGTLTFMVGGEESALAAARPYLDVMGKAIFHAGGSGCGQTVKICNNMLLGILMIGTSEAIRLGVANGLDPKVVSDVMAKSSGRNWTLEVYNPCPGVAENVPASRGYTGGFGVDLMLKDLGLAVESALASGASVPLGALSRNLYSLHSKAGAGAMDFSSIYQLLGEKA; translated from the coding sequence ATGAGCACCAATATCGTTTTCATCGGCCTGGGCAACATGGGCTTACCCATGGCGCAAAACCTCGTGCGGGCCGGCCATGCGGTGACGGGTTTCGACTTGCTGCCGGCCAGCGTGCAGCAGTTTGCCGACGGCGGCGGCCTGGTGTCCGATGACCGGGCGGCGGCGATAGGCCAGGCCGACATCGTCATCACCATGCTGCCGGCCAGCCGCCACGTGCTGGGCGCTTATTTGGGTAACCCTTTGGGCGACGCGGGCATCCTGGCGCAGGCGCGGCCCGGCACCCTGCTGATCGACTGTTCGACGATTTCCACCGAGGCGGCGCGCCAGGTGGGGCGCGCGGCCGAGGAAAAGGGCATGCCCATGCTGGACGCGCCCGTGTCGGGCGGCACGGCGGGCGCCACCAACGGCACCTTGACGTTCATGGTGGGCGGCGAAGAATCCGCGCTGGCGGCGGCGCGCCCCTACCTCGACGTCATGGGCAAGGCGATCTTCCACGCGGGCGGCTCCGGCTGCGGCCAGACGGTCAAGATATGCAACAACATGCTGCTGGGGATTTTGATGATCGGCACCAGCGAGGCGATACGCCTGGGCGTGGCCAATGGCCTCGATCCGAAAGTGGTGTCGGACGTGATGGCGAAAAGCTCGGGCCGCAACTGGACCCTGGAGGTGTACAACCCGTGTCCCGGCGTGGCCGAGAACGTGCCCGCGTCGCGCGGCTACACGGGCGGCTTTGGCGTCGACCTGATGCTGAAAGACCTGGGCCTGGCCGTGGAAAGCGCGCTGGCCAGCGGGGCGAGCGTGCCGCTGGGCGCCCTGTCGCGCAATTTATATAGCTTGCACAGCAAGGCGGGGGCGGGCGCGATGGATTTTTCCAGCATTTATCAGCTGCTGGGAGAGAAAGCCTAA
- a CDS encoding glucokinase yields MKIDEKMEVAGSDPAERFSEGPRLLADIGGTNARFVLETRQGHLEAVAVLPCDDYASLLDAITAYMDSSEARAAGSARVRHAAIAIANPIDDDNIRMMNHHWFFSIEAMRAALGLDTLLVVNDFTALAMALPYLRPDQRQQIGGGMARADSVIGLLGSGTGLGVSGMIPAEDRWIALGSEGGHVSFAPCDQREMDVLSFAWRELSHVSAERLASGRGLELIYRALSDRAGRHDVPPLLAADITSRALNNECDVCLEAVDCFCAILGSIAGNVAMTLGALGGIYIGGGIVPRLGPLFERSQFRARFEQKGRLNEYLAQIPTFLITAELPTFLGIAAILAQKLKRAHTGAPVLESVRQARGRMSPSECKVADWVLKEPNAMLTLPIAEIAQRVGVSQPTVMRFCRSIGVQGLADFKLKLASGLTGGAITVAHCHVEISDSDAELARKVLGNNASAALALRDMLDVKALTAAIELLRGAQRVELLAVGSARVVADDMQHKLLNLGIVSSFFADPQAQEMSAAMLKPGDVALVISRSGALPDLLRTVKVAQGCGARVLAITASGSPLAKLADVLLTLNHPEGNLNFVPMIVRLLQLMMLDILSVGLARRDTAQRTSAAQLEEGQLHGMRISGKLKFGGHLE; encoded by the coding sequence ATGAAAATTGATGAAAAAATGGAAGTAGCAGGCAGCGATCCAGCGGAGCGTTTCAGTGAAGGCCCGCGCCTGCTGGCAGACATCGGCGGCACCAATGCCCGCTTCGTGCTGGAAACGCGCCAGGGCCACCTGGAAGCGGTCGCCGTGCTGCCCTGCGACGACTACGCGTCGCTGCTCGACGCCATCACCGCATATATGGATAGCAGCGAGGCGCGCGCCGCCGGTTCGGCACGCGTGCGCCATGCGGCCATCGCCATCGCCAATCCCATCGACGACGACAATATCCGCATGATGAACCATCACTGGTTCTTCTCGATCGAGGCGATGCGCGCCGCACTGGGCCTCGACACCTTGCTGGTGGTGAACGACTTCACGGCGCTGGCCATGGCCCTGCCCTATCTGCGGCCCGACCAGCGCCAGCAGATCGGCGGCGGCATGGCGCGCGCCGACAGCGTCATCGGTTTGCTCGGTTCGGGCACGGGCCTGGGCGTGTCGGGCATGATCCCCGCGGAAGACCGCTGGATCGCGCTGGGCAGCGAAGGCGGCCACGTCAGCTTCGCCCCCTGCGACCAGCGCGAGATGGACGTGCTGTCCTTCGCCTGGCGCGAACTGTCGCACGTCTCGGCCGAGCGCCTCGCCTCCGGGCGCGGGCTGGAACTGATCTACCGCGCCCTGTCCGACCGGGCTGGCCGGCATGACGTCCCGCCGCTGCTGGCGGCCGACATCACCAGCCGCGCCCTGAACAATGAATGCGACGTGTGCCTGGAAGCGGTCGACTGCTTCTGCGCCATCCTCGGCTCCATCGCCGGCAACGTGGCCATGACCCTGGGCGCCCTGGGCGGCATCTATATAGGCGGGGGCATCGTGCCGCGCCTGGGGCCTTTGTTCGAACGGTCGCAGTTCCGCGCCCGCTTCGAGCAAAAGGGCCGCCTGAACGAATACCTGGCGCAGATCCCCACGTTTCTGATCACGGCCGAACTGCCTACTTTTCTGGGCATCGCCGCCATCCTGGCGCAAAAGCTCAAGCGCGCCCATACCGGCGCGCCCGTGCTCGAATCCGTGCGCCAGGCGCGCGGGCGCATGAGTCCATCGGAATGCAAGGTGGCCGACTGGGTATTGAAAGAGCCGAACGCCATGCTGACCCTGCCGATCGCCGAAATCGCCCAGCGGGTCGGCGTGAGCCAGCCGACCGTGATGCGCTTTTGCCGCTCGATCGGCGTGCAGGGCCTGGCCGATTTCAAATTAAAACTCGCTTCCGGCCTGACGGGCGGCGCCATCACGGTGGCGCACTGCCACGTGGAGATTTCGGACTCCGACGCGGAACTGGCGCGCAAGGTGCTGGGCAATAACGCTTCGGCCGCGCTGGCCCTGCGCGACATGCTCGACGTGAAGGCGCTGACGGCGGCCATCGAACTGCTGCGCGGCGCGCAGCGCGTGGAATTGCTGGCCGTGGGCAGCGCCCGCGTGGTGGCCGACGACATGCAGCACAAGCTGCTCAATCTGGGCATCGTCAGCAGCTTCTTTGCCGATCCGCAGGCGCAGGAAATGAGCGCCGCCATGCTCAAGCCGGGCGACGTGGCGCTGGTCATTTCCCGTTCGGGCGCCCTGCCCGACCTGCTGCGTACCGTCAAGGTGGCGCAGGGCTGCGGCGCGCGCGTGCTGGCGATCACGGCCAGCGGTTCGCCGCTGGCCAAGCTGGCCGACGTGCTGCTGACCCTGAACCACCCGGAAGGCAACCTCAATTTCGTGCCCATGATCGTGCGCCTGCTGCAGCTGATGATGCTCGATATCCTGTCGGTGGGACTGGCGCGGCGCGACACGGCGCAGCGCACCAGCGCCGCCCAGCTGGAAGAGGGTCAATTGCACGGCATGCGCATCAGCGGCAAGCTGAAATTCGGTGGCCACCTCGAATAA
- a CDS encoding LacI family DNA-binding transcriptional regulator has product MATSNKAAHAAHAAADTASGATVHDVARLAGVSAMTVSRVINGRASVRAATRDKVEAAIASLRYQPNLAARAARTGTLRIGLLYSNPSAAFLSEFLVGAMDQCRQGGGQLLLERCEDLDSQRAGIDCLVAAGVDGILVPPPLCDSPEVLAQLNTMGIPAIAVATARPSPGVSAVRIDDYEGALAMTRHLISLGHRDIGFIEGDPAHTPALLRRQAFEDAMREAGLPVPPHRVAQGYFTYRSGLDAARRLLAHEPYPSAIFASNDDMAAATLAVAHGMGLQVPAQLSVCGFDDTPVASTVWPELTTIHQPIADMARAAVKLVIDEIRQRRAGETAPATHHLMEFTLVERASSGSYAPPTAQGQRRP; this is encoded by the coding sequence GTGGCCACCTCGAATAAGGCGGCGCATGCCGCCCACGCCGCCGCCGACACGGCCAGCGGCGCCACCGTGCACGACGTGGCGCGCCTGGCCGGCGTCTCGGCCATGACGGTATCGCGCGTCATCAACGGGCGCGCCAGCGTCAGGGCGGCCACGCGCGACAAGGTCGAGGCGGCCATCGCCAGCCTGCGCTACCAGCCCAACCTGGCGGCCCGTGCCGCCCGCACGGGCACCCTGCGCATCGGCTTGTTATACAGCAACCCCAGCGCGGCCTTCCTCAGTGAATTTCTCGTCGGCGCCATGGACCAGTGCCGCCAGGGCGGTGGCCAGCTGCTGCTCGAACGCTGCGAAGACCTCGATAGCCAGCGCGCCGGCATCGATTGCCTGGTGGCGGCCGGCGTGGACGGCATCCTCGTGCCGCCGCCCCTGTGCGATTCACCGGAAGTGCTGGCGCAGCTCAATACCATGGGTATCCCCGCCATCGCCGTGGCCACGGCGCGCCCCTCGCCCGGCGTCTCGGCCGTGCGCATCGACGACTACGAGGGCGCGCTGGCCATGACGCGCCATTTGATCTCACTGGGCCACCGCGACATCGGCTTCATCGAGGGCGACCCGGCGCACACGCCCGCCCTGCTGCGCCGCCAGGCCTTCGAGGACGCCATGCGGGAAGCGGGCTTGCCAGTGCCGCCGCACAGGGTGGCGCAAGGCTATTTTACCTACCGTTCGGGGCTCGACGCGGCGCGCCGGCTGCTGGCGCACGAACCGTACCCCAGCGCCATCTTCGCCAGCAATGACGACATGGCCGCCGCCACCCTGGCCGTGGCGCACGGCATGGGCTTGCAGGTGCCGGCGCAATTGAGCGTGTGCGGCTTCGACGACACGCCCGTCGCCAGCACCGTCTGGCCCGAGCTGACCACCATCCACCAGCCCATCGCCGACATGGCGCGCGCCGCCGTCAAGCTCGTCATCGACGAGATACGCCAGCGCCGCGCCGGGGAAACGGCGCCCGCCACGCATCACTTGATGGAATTTACCCTGGTAGAGCGCGCATCGTCGGGCAGCTATGCGCCGCCGACGGCACAGGGCCAGCGCAGGCCTTGA
- a CDS encoding DUF1090 family protein produces MNLLSKTALTLLFAAASMGASAADTQLAGCAAKRESIRSELQQAQEQGLSDKVAGLTRALDEVNAHCRDSTLIERHNKKIVKAQAKVNQTERSLRLAQEANKEPKKIAKLEGKLEKARAELAALQAQQP; encoded by the coding sequence ATGAACCTTCTATCGAAAACCGCCTTGACCCTGCTGTTCGCCGCCGCCTCCATGGGCGCCAGCGCCGCAGACACCCAGCTGGCCGGCTGCGCCGCCAAGCGAGAAAGCATCCGCAGCGAATTGCAGCAGGCGCAGGAACAGGGCCTGTCCGACAAGGTCGCGGGCCTGACGCGCGCGCTCGACGAGGTCAACGCCCACTGCCGCGACAGTACCCTGATCGAACGCCACAACAAGAAAATCGTCAAGGCGCAGGCCAAGGTGAACCAGACGGAGCGCTCGCTGCGCCTGGCCCAGGAAGCGAATAAAGAGCCGAAGAAGATCGCCAAGCTGGAAGGCAAGCTGGAAAAAGCCAGGGCGGAACTGGCCGCCCTGCAGGCGCAGCAGCCTTAG